The Nitrospira sp. KM1 genome includes a window with the following:
- a CDS encoding MFS transporter: MPTLYKTLVAGMIGNVMEWYDFALFGYFAPVIARLFFPSDNHLVSLINTFGVFAAGFLMRPVGAAIFGHIGDTAGRKRSLTLSVMLMAIPTFLMGLLPTYAQIGVLAPIALTLLRMLQGISVGGEYTGSMTLLIESASPARRGFIGSWVPFSTCIGILLGSGIGALLTADMAPEALYSWGWRLPFLLGIVVGVCGLYLRRGLSESKDFQGIQEAGEVAASPVQEVMADHRSEIITAICLNWLNGAAFYTVFVYLITYLASILKFPLGSALIINTISMAFLAVLLPVVGALSDRVGRKPIMVVGAASMVLFAYPLFQLLSHHTFEYVLFGQLAFAFLIAVYFGPLPATVVDLFPPRRRCSGLSISYNFALAVFGGTAPLIATFLIKETGNPLSPSFYLIISALVSLLFAWRIPAMADVAPFTSTTSQSRSTVDRTY, from the coding sequence ATGCCAACGCTATACAAAACGTTGGTCGCGGGAATGATCGGCAACGTGATGGAGTGGTATGACTTCGCGTTATTCGGTTATTTCGCGCCAGTGATTGCACGCCTGTTCTTTCCTTCGGACAATCATCTCGTGTCGCTCATCAACACCTTCGGTGTGTTCGCCGCCGGATTTCTCATGCGTCCCGTAGGAGCCGCGATCTTCGGCCACATCGGCGACACTGCCGGCCGAAAGCGGTCGCTCACCCTCTCCGTCATGCTGATGGCTATTCCCACCTTTCTGATGGGACTTCTTCCGACCTATGCCCAGATCGGCGTCCTCGCTCCGATTGCTCTCACCCTGTTACGCATGCTCCAGGGCATTTCCGTTGGTGGGGAATACACCGGCTCGATGACGCTTTTGATCGAATCGGCTTCTCCCGCACGACGGGGCTTTATAGGAAGCTGGGTACCATTCAGCACCTGTATCGGCATCCTGCTGGGATCGGGAATCGGCGCATTGTTAACGGCCGATATGGCTCCAGAGGCACTCTATTCTTGGGGCTGGAGACTTCCGTTTCTGCTGGGGATCGTCGTGGGCGTCTGCGGTCTATACTTGAGACGCGGACTCTCAGAATCAAAAGACTTCCAAGGTATCCAAGAGGCCGGAGAGGTGGCGGCCTCTCCCGTCCAGGAAGTCATGGCAGACCATCGTTCAGAAATCATCACCGCCATCTGCCTGAACTGGCTCAACGGGGCGGCCTTCTATACAGTTTTTGTCTATCTCATTACCTATCTCGCCAGCATACTGAAATTTCCGTTGGGGTCGGCTTTGATTATTAATACCATCAGCATGGCGTTTCTCGCTGTTCTCCTGCCGGTCGTTGGAGCGTTGTCAGACAGAGTGGGGCGAAAACCGATCATGGTCGTGGGCGCCGCGAGTATGGTATTGTTCGCCTACCCGCTCTTTCAGCTCTTGTCTCATCACACATTCGAATATGTCCTGTTCGGTCAACTGGCTTTCGCGTTCTTGATCGCGGTGTACTTCGGGCCTCTCCCGGCCACGGTAGTTGATCTGTTTCCTCCACGACGTCGGTGCAGCGGCCTTTCGATCAGCTATAACTTCGCACTCGCGGTATTTGGAGGGACGGCACCGCTCATCGCCACGTTTCTGATCAAGGAAACAGGCAATCCGCTTTCTCCGAGCTTCTACCTCATCATCAGTGCCTTGGTGTCGTTGCTGTTCGCGTGGCGCATTCCAGCAATGGCCGACGTTGCGCCGTTCACTTCCACGACCTCTCAATCGCGCTCCACTGTGGATCGCACGTACTGA
- a CDS encoding sigma-70 family RNA polymerase sigma factor → MDEGLQSDPQLWVEQYGDYLFRCALLRVRDRAVAEDLVQETFLAALQSRDRFAGQSSERNWMIGILKHKIVDRFRKDVREQPAEDLNEFVRSGEDGGSFDQHGHWRLDQTAPMDWPDHPGNILERKQFWSSLEHCVAGLPPKMAQVFTLREVDEIESDVVCRMLNVSASNLWVLLHRARKQLRQCLEINFFGRREVH, encoded by the coding sequence ATGGATGAAGGCCTGCAATCCGATCCGCAACTGTGGGTAGAACAATATGGAGATTACCTGTTCCGCTGTGCCCTCTTGCGGGTGCGGGACCGTGCCGTTGCGGAAGATCTAGTGCAGGAGACATTTTTGGCTGCCCTCCAATCACGAGACCGTTTTGCGGGCCAGTCCTCGGAACGGAATTGGATGATCGGCATTCTGAAACATAAAATCGTGGACCGGTTCCGGAAAGATGTCCGCGAGCAACCGGCAGAAGATTTGAACGAGTTCGTCCGAAGCGGTGAGGACGGCGGGTCTTTTGACCAACACGGACATTGGAGGCTCGATCAAACCGCGCCGATGGATTGGCCCGATCACCCGGGAAATATTCTGGAACGAAAGCAATTTTGGAGTTCTCTGGAACATTGCGTGGCCGGGCTTCCCCCCAAAATGGCGCAGGTCTTCACCTTGCGGGAGGTGGACGAAATCGAAAGCGATGTGGTCTGTCGGATGTTGAACGTCAGTGCATCGAATCTCTGGGTATTGCTGCACCGGGCTAGAAAACAGTTGCGGCAATGTCTGGAAATCAACTTTTTCGGTCGCCGGGAGGTCCATTGA
- a CDS encoding DUF72 domain-containing protein encodes MAQLLIGTSGWTYASWKGKFYPKTLPNSRYLEFFATQFPTTEVNYSFYHLPKPSTYGKWAEQVSDEFAFSVKVSRFITHIKRLTDAEAPWHLFLESAKSLGTHLGPLLFQFPASFRRDDDRLGRFLAMVRTTEGKAAHLRLVFEFRHESWFANGIYRLLSRHGSALCIGDSGRYPRKDVITADFVYMRFHGRHHLFASSYSKTELAEEAKKMKRHLQNGYDVYAYFNNDAEGHAVQNARMLTALMKSRPKS; translated from the coding sequence ATGGCACAACTGCTCATTGGGACATCAGGGTGGACGTATGCAAGTTGGAAGGGCAAGTTCTATCCCAAAACTCTTCCGAACTCCCGGTACCTGGAGTTCTTCGCCACACAGTTTCCAACGACGGAGGTCAACTATTCCTTCTATCATCTCCCGAAACCGTCGACCTATGGGAAATGGGCAGAACAGGTTTCTGACGAGTTTGCTTTTTCTGTGAAGGTCAGCCGGTTCATCACCCATATCAAACGATTGACGGACGCTGAAGCACCGTGGCATCTCTTTCTCGAGAGCGCGAAGTCGCTCGGGACGCATCTTGGCCCGCTGCTTTTTCAGTTTCCCGCTTCATTCCGACGTGACGACGATCGCCTGGGCCGCTTCCTCGCCATGGTGAGAACGACGGAAGGGAAGGCTGCGCATCTGAGACTCGTGTTTGAGTTCCGTCACGAATCCTGGTTTGCGAACGGGATCTACCGGCTGCTGAGCCGACACGGGTCGGCCCTCTGTATCGGAGATTCAGGGCGCTATCCGCGCAAGGATGTCATTACCGCCGATTTTGTCTACATGCGGTTCCACGGCCGGCACCATCTGTTTGCCTCGAGCTATTCGAAGACTGAATTGGCCGAAGAGGCGAAAAAGATGAAGCGGCATCTTCAGAACGGCTATGACGTCTATGCATATTTCAACAACGATGCGGAGGGCCATGCAGTGCAGAACGCGCGGATGCTGACCGCATTGATGAAGTCTCGGCCCAAATCATGA
- the lspA gene encoding signal peptidase II — protein sequence MRSWKRNLLILIVLLSCIGCDQVTKDLAHHHLAAESRVSWFQDTFRLEYVENSGAFLSLGTGLPEELRIVLFQVAVGIGMLTLLIFLMRSSNHPAGFIVAWTLIMAGGVSNLLDRVLHHGKVIDFMNVGIGPFRTGIFNFADIFITIGLCIFLLLSLRTVDRPAV from the coding sequence ATGAGGTCGTGGAAGCGCAACCTTTTGATCTTGATCGTACTGCTCTCTTGTATTGGATGCGACCAGGTCACGAAAGATCTGGCCCATCATCATCTCGCCGCCGAATCACGAGTTTCCTGGTTTCAGGATACCTTCCGGCTGGAATATGTGGAGAACTCCGGTGCTTTTTTGAGCCTCGGAACCGGCCTTCCGGAGGAGTTGCGCATTGTATTATTCCAGGTGGCAGTCGGAATCGGAATGCTTACGCTGCTCATCTTCTTGATGCGTTCGTCAAACCACCCGGCAGGGTTTATTGTCGCCTGGACTTTGATTATGGCCGGAGGGGTAAGCAATCTGCTGGACCGTGTGCTTCATCATGGGAAGGTCATCGACTTTATGAACGTGGGCATCGGTCCGTTCCGCACCGGGATATTTAATTTTGCCGATATCTTCATCACGATCGGACTCTGTATATTCCTCCTGCTCTCGCTCAGAACAGTCGATCGGCCGGCCGTTTAA
- a CDS encoding DUF3365 domain-containing protein, with the protein MGRKGFGAGVMVGALSAWLFGQWIAPAMGRGGESHECIPAEIAADYVHSAIQADRTFYTTDVVERMQMRGTVVASENWRAQGTLPLPAQFLMESALLMRGERNGIRVRLLSNWAINKRNRPSTDFERTGLTEILVNSDRPHTGVITEDGGRYFQAIYPDKAVSQTCVGCHNAHPSSPKKDFKLRDVMGGIVITIPLAAQEGRSE; encoded by the coding sequence ATGGGCCGTAAAGGCTTCGGGGCGGGAGTCATGGTCGGAGCGCTTTCAGCGTGGTTGTTCGGTCAATGGATCGCGCCTGCCATGGGCAGGGGAGGAGAGTCGCATGAGTGTATTCCAGCCGAGATCGCCGCCGATTATGTGCATAGTGCGATTCAAGCTGACCGCACGTTTTATACGACCGACGTTGTTGAACGGATGCAGATGAGGGGAACGGTCGTCGCGTCGGAGAATTGGAGAGCGCAGGGAACGCTGCCATTGCCGGCGCAGTTTCTGATGGAATCTGCGCTCCTTATGCGCGGGGAGCGAAATGGGATTCGCGTCCGTTTGCTCAGCAACTGGGCGATCAACAAACGCAATCGGCCCAGCACCGACTTCGAGCGAACCGGGCTTACTGAAATCCTCGTCAATAGTGATCGGCCCCATACCGGCGTGATCACCGAAGATGGCGGACGGTATTTCCAGGCAATCTATCCGGACAAGGCCGTCTCCCAGACCTGCGTCGGGTGTCACAATGCACATCCCAGCAGTCCCAAAAAGGATTTCAAACTACGCGACGTAATGGGTGGAATTGTCATTACGATTCCGCTTGCGGCGCAGGAGGGACGATCGGAATGA
- a CDS encoding nucleoside deaminase, with translation MNFIQRTIELARENVESGGRPFSCLIVKDTTVLAEGVNLVAQTRDPTAHAEICAIRKATATLHTEHLIGTEFYLLAHPCPMCLAAMYYCSPDRVVFITKREDYSGYYQDDRKYISFSSFYGEFAKPWNERRLPMTHQSDPDGISVYRRWQELNGKN, from the coding sequence ATGAACTTTATTCAGCGGACCATTGAGTTAGCCAGGGAGAATGTTGAGTCGGGAGGACGTCCGTTTTCCTGTCTCATCGTGAAAGACACAACCGTCCTCGCGGAAGGCGTCAACCTCGTCGCACAGACACGCGATCCGACGGCCCATGCCGAGATCTGTGCGATCCGCAAAGCAACAGCCACGCTCCACACGGAGCACCTCATCGGGACAGAATTTTACCTTCTCGCTCATCCCTGTCCCATGTGCTTGGCGGCTATGTATTATTGCAGTCCTGACCGCGTTGTATTTATTACCAAACGGGAAGACTATTCCGGCTACTATCAGGATGACCGGAAGTATATTTCCTTCTCGAGCTTCTACGGCGAGTTTGCCAAACCATGGAACGAACGCCGCCTTCCGATGACGCATCAGTCTGATCCGGACGGGATTTCCGTGTATCGGCGATGGCAGGAACTGAACGGCAAGAACTAG
- a CDS encoding AI-2E family transporter translates to MNPSRPLPRHVADRRLWHIQPIRDFAGLCALAALLWLLFDFRQLLAPVVIAFIVAYVCDPMLQAVTARTGLPRWSLALVLTLILILGVVLFFTWVGPLLTEQIQALASKVPQYIATLEQRYSARFGKLSEHLAAVAEGIKESPVKTLSPLFTGTSQAVGILGAIVVSTVEILVAAMLLPIFFFLFAWHFDSYRQDLDTVLARRREPRLRRTIHRMDEAVSGFVRGRALIALITTVAFAIGWSWAGVPYALLLGIMTGLLTIVPYLAIAGWPVALLLKYVDMVSSGGAPAWSDVLIWPSAVFLLVGFLEGWVLTPWIQSKTMELSAVAVLLAVMIGGGAGGMLGLLLAIPVTACGKIIWEEYRPANRPAHVVHDRTLDRTS, encoded by the coding sequence ATGAATCCATCACGGCCGTTGCCCCGACACGTCGCGGACCGTCGGTTGTGGCACATACAACCGATTCGTGATTTCGCCGGACTGTGCGCCCTTGCGGCTTTGCTTTGGCTATTGTTCGATTTTCGTCAGCTCCTGGCTCCGGTGGTGATCGCGTTCATCGTCGCCTATGTGTGTGATCCCATGCTGCAGGCGGTGACGGCGAGGACCGGCCTTCCCCGTTGGAGTTTGGCATTGGTCCTCACGCTGATCCTGATCTTGGGAGTGGTGCTCTTTTTCACCTGGGTCGGCCCGTTACTCACGGAGCAAATCCAAGCCCTGGCCTCGAAGGTGCCTCAGTACATTGCAACGCTTGAACAACGATACAGCGCGAGGTTTGGGAAATTGAGCGAGCATCTGGCCGCAGTGGCTGAGGGAATTAAGGAAAGCCCGGTCAAGACGCTTTCTCCGCTGTTTACCGGGACGAGTCAGGCCGTGGGCATTCTTGGTGCGATCGTGGTCAGCACGGTCGAAATTCTCGTCGCTGCCATGCTGCTGCCCATCTTCTTCTTCCTGTTCGCATGGCATTTCGACAGCTATCGGCAAGATCTGGACACGGTTCTGGCGAGGCGTCGAGAGCCACGTCTTCGGCGGACGATCCACCGTATGGATGAAGCTGTGAGCGGGTTTGTCCGGGGACGGGCCCTCATCGCGCTCATCACGACGGTGGCATTTGCGATCGGGTGGAGCTGGGCGGGTGTTCCGTATGCCTTGCTGTTGGGGATCATGACGGGATTGTTGACGATCGTGCCGTACCTGGCCATCGCAGGCTGGCCCGTCGCCCTATTGCTCAAGTATGTCGACATGGTGTCATCAGGCGGCGCGCCTGCCTGGTCTGACGTGTTGATCTGGCCGAGTGCGGTGTTTCTGCTGGTAGGCTTTCTCGAAGGGTGGGTTCTCACGCCATGGATTCAAAGCAAGACGATGGAGTTGAGCGCGGTTGCCGTTTTGCTCGCCGTAATGATTGGGGGCGGTGCGGGAGGCATGTTGGGCTTGCTGTTAGCCATCCCGGTAACCGCATGTGGAAAAATTATTTGGGAAGAGTACCGGCCGGCCAATCGTCCCGCACATGTCGTCCATGACCGTACCCTTGATCGCACCTCGTAA
- a CDS encoding sensor histidine kinase — MLYVIVTVACAGAVFTGTALHAGWPDWRWYHEPLHSAIEALGGLSAIAMAVVLLYRQGECAEDKYWALASGFLGMGVLEEFHAISRPGDGFVFFRNLASLTGGVGFLLVWRADLTSGTNGRKLPLIIALGAFFAGLWFLSFPRHIPVMVRNGEFTPTAVAPQSLACIFFMAGAVRFLFDYHRIGRAEDALFASVGCLFALAELEFMYSMPWDSRWWFWHTLRLTAFLLALGYIGRIYFQVTSDLRASFAQVVTAKDTLTRSEDRLRLALNDRTRISQDLHDSTIQSLFAIGLNLERCQRLISMTHHEVAMQLEAAVTSLKTVIRDLRGHILGLETPVPTRRTFEVTLASLVEDLTISGRLNLTVEVDADAAHLVTDQQSTHLLPIIREAVTNSLRHAAAHGSTLSLQVHNGHVRLTVQDDGVGFDTATMRRGGHGLNNIARRAGALGGRLEIVSNPGRGTRIVLDLPSVPAHATI; from the coding sequence ATGTTGTACGTGATCGTGACCGTAGCCTGCGCCGGTGCAGTATTTACCGGCACGGCGCTGCACGCCGGATGGCCTGATTGGCGCTGGTATCATGAACCGCTCCACTCCGCGATAGAGGCCCTCGGAGGACTCTCGGCCATCGCGATGGCGGTGGTCTTGCTGTACAGGCAGGGTGAATGTGCAGAGGACAAATACTGGGCGCTTGCATCGGGATTTCTCGGTATGGGCGTGCTCGAGGAGTTTCACGCTATCTCGCGACCGGGCGATGGGTTTGTCTTCTTTCGTAACCTTGCCAGTCTGACCGGTGGTGTCGGATTTCTCTTGGTCTGGAGAGCGGATCTCACCAGCGGCACGAACGGACGCAAACTTCCCTTGATCATCGCGCTCGGCGCATTCTTCGCTGGATTGTGGTTTCTGAGCTTTCCCCGGCACATACCTGTGATGGTCAGAAACGGGGAATTCACCCCGACCGCCGTTGCACCCCAAAGTTTGGCCTGTATTTTCTTCATGGCCGGCGCGGTGCGCTTTCTCTTTGACTACCACCGCATAGGCCGTGCGGAAGACGCATTGTTCGCGAGTGTGGGTTGCCTCTTCGCCTTAGCTGAACTCGAGTTCATGTATTCAATGCCATGGGATTCTCGCTGGTGGTTCTGGCATACGTTGCGTCTGACGGCCTTCCTGTTGGCCTTGGGGTACATCGGGCGCATTTACTTTCAGGTCACCTCCGATTTGCGAGCATCTTTTGCTCAAGTCGTCACCGCCAAAGATACATTGACCAGGAGCGAGGATCGATTGCGCCTGGCACTGAACGATCGTACACGCATATCTCAGGATCTGCACGACAGCACCATTCAGTCTCTTTTTGCCATTGGACTCAATCTCGAACGGTGCCAGCGCCTCATATCGATGACTCACCATGAAGTGGCCATGCAGCTTGAAGCAGCAGTGACGAGTTTGAAAACGGTCATCCGGGATCTGCGAGGCCACATTCTCGGTCTGGAAACTCCGGTTCCAACCCGACGAACATTCGAAGTCACTCTGGCCTCGCTGGTTGAAGACTTGACCATCTCAGGTCGGTTGAATCTGACAGTTGAGGTAGATGCTGATGCTGCACATCTGGTAACCGATCAACAATCGACGCATCTGTTACCTATCATTCGAGAAGCCGTAACCAATAGTCTACGCCATGCCGCAGCTCATGGCAGCACGCTCTCGCTCCAGGTGCACAATGGACATGTGCGACTCACCGTCCAGGACGACGGAGTCGGATTCGATACGGCTACGATGAGACGAGGGGGGCATGGCCTCAACAATATCGCAAGGCGCGCCGGCGCCCTGGGTGGCCGCTTAGAGATCGTCTCCAATCCAGGCCGGGGCACGCGAATCGTATTGGACCTTCCTTCGGTGCCAGCCCATGCCACGATCTGA
- a CDS encoding MBL fold metallo-hydrolase, whose translation MTNLRAYTVTVLLDVNDVQDVDDRAESRSYIVADRESGNAAIIDAVIENVERDLTIVAELGLTLVFAMETHIHADHITGASLIRDRTGARIVYGGGAEGAVKGADLFLHDGRQLGLGHTALQALATPGHTDGCTSYFLPGAVFTGDTMFIRGNGRTDLQGGSPEKLYRSVRNKLFTLPDETTVYPGHDYHGRVSSTIGEEKRFNERLNLSVTEEAFVNLMKARQVPPPAKMAVAIPANMHAGRVMAQE comes from the coding sequence ATGACGAACCTTCGTGCCTATACCGTGACCGTATTGTTGGACGTGAACGACGTGCAGGATGTCGATGACCGGGCGGAAAGCCGATCCTATATCGTGGCAGATCGCGAAAGTGGGAACGCCGCCATTATCGACGCGGTCATCGAGAACGTGGAGCGGGATTTAACAATCGTGGCCGAATTGGGATTGACGTTGGTTTTTGCAATGGAAACTCACATCCATGCGGACCATATTACCGGTGCGTCATTGATCCGTGACCGCACGGGAGCCCGTATCGTCTATGGCGGCGGCGCCGAAGGTGCGGTCAAAGGCGCCGACCTGTTTCTTCATGACGGCCGTCAACTCGGCCTGGGGCATACGGCCCTGCAGGCCCTTGCAACGCCGGGCCACACCGACGGATGCACCAGCTATTTTCTACCGGGCGCGGTTTTCACCGGTGACACGATGTTCATCCGGGGCAACGGCCGCACAGACCTCCAGGGCGGATCACCGGAGAAGCTCTACCGATCCGTCCGGAATAAGCTGTTCACACTTCCTGACGAGACGACCGTCTATCCCGGTCACGATTATCACGGCAGAGTCTCCTCGACGATCGGCGAAGAGAAACGATTCAATGAGCGTTTAAATCTGTCGGTGACGGAAGAGGCCTTCGTCAATCTGATGAAGGCCAGGCAAGTTCCGCCCCCAGCCAAAATGGCCGTGGCCATCCCCGCCAATATGCATGCCGGCCGTGTCATGGCGCAGGAATGA
- a CDS encoding metal-dependent hydrolase: MNVQWPEEITDHMDIISHGLWGAVLFGRKTRWSFWLAFVIGLAPDLLSFGILWTAAALGMSDRPDFSHGTPPESSIPRYVHHLYDVTHSLIVFLLTFFTTWMLLKQPLWELAAWGLHILVDIPTHSSEFFPTPFLWPVSDWKFNGWQWMTPGILIPNYLLLLFIYICCLFLSGRNGNQVGRR; this comes from the coding sequence ATGAACGTACAATGGCCGGAGGAAATCACGGACCACATGGACATCATCTCTCACGGCCTCTGGGGCGCAGTCCTCTTCGGACGAAAAACCCGATGGAGCTTTTGGCTTGCCTTCGTCATCGGGCTGGCACCGGATCTCCTATCGTTTGGCATTCTATGGACGGCTGCCGCACTTGGTATGTCCGATAGGCCCGACTTCAGTCATGGCACACCCCCGGAGTCCTCGATTCCTCGCTATGTCCACCATCTTTATGATGTCACCCACAGTCTCATTGTGTTCCTCCTGACATTTTTCACGACGTGGATGCTCCTAAAGCAACCACTGTGGGAACTTGCCGCCTGGGGCCTTCATATCCTGGTCGACATCCCCACACATTCATCTGAATTTTTTCCCACACCGTTCTTATGGCCCGTTTCCGATTGGAAGTTCAACGGTTGGCAGTGGATGACTCCCGGCATTCTGATTCCCAATTACCTGCTTTTGCTGTTCATATATATCTGCTGCCTTTTTCTGAGCGGCAGGAATGGGAACCAGGTTGGACGCCGGTGA
- a CDS encoding carboxymuconolactone decarboxylase family protein has product MYDMKNLAKMKNIEINAPEAMQAFVRFDKAALADGVIPVKYKELMAVAVALTTQCPYCIELHSTRAREARASDQEMAETVLVAAALRAGGAITHGTHAIKGA; this is encoded by the coding sequence ATGTACGACATGAAGAATCTTGCGAAAATGAAAAACATTGAGATCAACGCTCCCGAGGCCATGCAAGCCTTCGTGAGGTTCGACAAGGCGGCGCTTGCGGACGGAGTGATTCCTGTCAAGTACAAAGAGTTGATGGCCGTGGCCGTGGCGCTCACGACTCAATGCCCCTATTGCATCGAGCTTCATTCGACGAGGGCAAGAGAGGCGCGGGCGTCGGATCAGGAAATGGCTGAAACGGTGCTGGTCGCTGCGGCGTTGAGAGCGGGAGGGGCCATCACGCATGGAACACATGCAATCAAAGGCGCGTGA